A stretch of the Malus domestica chromosome 08, GDT2T_hap1 genome encodes the following:
- the LOC114826586 gene encoding signal peptidase complex-like protein DTM1, which produces MANDAVFRSSLVWLAVIMAVVGIYTQSFKKMILTYVVGVLGIAGLLLPDWGYFDRDFSRWTSPVSFEERAYEIAQRSGLITRFRKYPMRLVAYATVYGFALYKWWMFIST; this is translated from the exons ATGGCAAACGATGCCGTTTTCAGATCTTCACTTGTTTGGTTAGCTGTAATTATGGCGGTTGTTGGAATATATACTCAGTCGTTCAAGAAGATGATATTAACGTACGTGGTTGGTGTGCTGGGTATTGCTGGGCTGCTTTTGCCTGATTGGGGTTACTTTGACCGCGACTTCTCGCGGTGGACCTCTCCGGTTTCCTTCGAGGAGAGAGCCTATGAAATTGCTCAAAGATCTGGATTAATAACAAG ATTTAGAAAGTATCCCATGAGATTGGTTGCTTATGCCACAGTTTATGGGTTTGCTCTGTACAAGTGGTGGATGTTCATATCAACCTAA